The Brassica napus cultivar Da-Ae chromosome C1, Da-Ae, whole genome shotgun sequence DNA segment cgaacgaggtgttcccggacgtgctagacccgtagttttttttttcccccaatctcggaatgttttatttttatttgtgaaactttgaatattaattaatatgatttcaattttacttttaatttcatattttcgaatttaaatttcagaaattttattttttcaaaaaaattaatattttttacattccgaggaaattaattatatttttcactagatcgatcgatgcgtttttgaagaaaaccgcatcgatcgatccgttttttaaaaaaaatatagcgagggacatttccctcggaattttccgagggacagctccctcggaaaattccgaggaacggatccctcggaatataccgagtgaactgttcctcggaataaaccgaggaaaaagtccgtcggtatactcctatcgatcgatgtatatatgtccaaacacgcatcgatcgatgaacttccgatgaattatcccgacgaagttctccctcggtatattccgaggacatttccgacaaacaagggatcctcggaatttcctcggaaatttatttcctcggaattccgtcggaaaattcctagggatttccgaggaaaaaagaaattccgaggaattatttccgacgacgtgtttcgtcggaatttcgtcggaataacgatattccgacgaaattccgacgattttttccctcagaatccttgatgttttcttgtagtggtttatccctcggaatattccgacgacatcttcctcggaatattccgaggaatttccaacgaacttgtggtcctcggaaattccgaggaaatagagtttcttcggaattccgtcggaaatttccgagggatttccgaggaaagatgaatttccgaggagttatttccgaggacttttttcgtcggtatgtcgtcggaatagcgttattccgacgacataccgacgattttttccctcggtaaaccgctgttttcttgtagtgtctgaAGGTGTGAAATCTGTGTCGTAAGGCCTCTATCTCCTTCAGCTCCATTGAGAAGTTTGACCATGCACATTATGGTGAGCATTTGTGGCAAAAAAATCCATGTGTTGTTTCATGTAGGTAAATATAATAAGGGCAAAACTAATGTTTAATTTGGACAGGTTCTTATGTTTCTAAAATTTTCTTACAATGAAACAAGATATAACTTTGATGGGTTCCGACTTCTAAACTCAGCTAGTTGTAGCCTCATGTGTGCAGTTTGAAGTCAGCAGAGACCATTGCACCTCAGAGACTCCCAATAGTTTGGCAAATTAGTCGATCAAGTTAATATCCTTACTGCTATTGATACTCATATTAGTTTCAAGAAAAAATAGCGCACAAATGTGGACGCTAACTGTGCAAATTACAAACAACAAATTCATATATGAGAGAGTACTAGATCAGCAGAACAGAGGTTATATATTTCATCTCATGTTTAGTTATTAACTGAAGCACGAGATCAGCAGGGCATTTGACAAGAGAAAAATATGGCGAGGAGAAATACATGATCAGCAGAACACAAGGCTTTCTGCAAATGTTATCTTGCACTAGGGACAGCCTTGGTATCAAAGCTCATGCTCATTTCAAAGGAACTATTAGAGTTTTCGTCTTGATTCTTACTATTGATAGTATTTTCAGAAGCAAGACACTCTTTTAGTTCGATAACAACTTGGGACATGTTTGGTCGTTTTTCTGAAGAAGGGTTTGCACACAACATACCCAATTCAATTGCTCTCCAGACAGAAAGAGAGTTGAAATCTCCATGAAGTTTAGGATCCATGATTCTGGTTATATCTCCTCTATTAAGCATAAAGCCCATCCATTCCGTTATGTGAGGCTTTTCGCGAGTTTGGTCAATCACACGTTGGCTTGTGATTATCTCTAATAATACAATCCCAAAACTATAGACGTCACTTATTTCTGCCAAACGACCAGTTCTGTAATATCTAGCAGAAAAAAAACCTAGAGTAAGATACATGTGTCAAGGATCCAAGGTGATGGTCCAAATAATTCTAAGGATAATACTTACTCGGGGTCAAGATATCCTGGAGTACCAGCAACAACCGTTGAAACATGGGATTCATCTCCGAGTTGGAAAGATCTTGAAAGACCAAAATCTGCAATTTTGCCTGAGAACTGCTCGCCTAATAATATGTTCGTACATTTTACATCTCTGTGTACCATTGATGGTTGGCATCCAATATGTAAGTATTCCAATCCTATGAAtcttagaaaataatttttaggaTTGACCATCTCTACACTTGTATGTGAATCACTTATGTGTAATGATGTAAGGAAATGTTT contains these protein-coding regions:
- the LOC125575438 gene encoding putative receptor-like protein kinase At3g46340, which encodes MTNNFKRALSEGGFGVVYHGYLNGSQPVAVKVELLLRVHHINLVNLVGYCDERDHLALIYEYMCNGDLKDHLSGKRGGSVLSWTTRLRIAVDAALGLEYLHIGCQPSMVHRDVKCTNILLGEQFSGKIADFGLSRSFQLGDESHVSTVVAGTPGYLDPETGRLAEISDVYSFGIVLLEIITSQRVIDQTREKPHITEWMGFMLNRGDITRIMDPKLHGDFNSLSVWRAIELGMLCANPSSEKRPNMSQVVIELKECLASENTINSKNQDENSNSSFEMSMSFDTKAVPSAR